The Natronoarchaeum philippinense genome has a window encoding:
- the gfcR gene encoding transcriptional regulator GfcR → MKNVDSLVTEAAELAESGLSKGEIADELNVSRETSSWLIDRATPDTETPPDRSQSPHDIHIDWSTVGQNGRRLDHLGGMLADVLSTDGPADLVVGIEKAGVPVATAVASELEVDLSTYTPRKHRWEEGDIDQYSGSFSHNFSTVDGADCYVVDDMITSGTTITETVEAIENEGGNVVGCAVIVDKSGMDRVDDVPVRSLISLVDLNVEREQ, encoded by the coding sequence ATGAAAAACGTCGATAGCCTCGTCACCGAAGCAGCGGAACTGGCCGAGAGCGGACTCTCGAAAGGCGAGATCGCAGACGAACTCAACGTCTCCCGCGAAACGTCGAGCTGGCTCATCGATCGCGCGACGCCAGACACGGAGACACCGCCCGACCGCAGCCAGTCGCCACACGACATCCACATCGACTGGAGCACGGTCGGCCAGAACGGCCGTCGGCTCGACCACCTCGGAGGAATGCTCGCCGACGTGCTCTCGACGGACGGTCCTGCTGACCTCGTCGTCGGCATCGAAAAGGCGGGCGTCCCGGTGGCGACGGCCGTTGCGAGCGAGTTGGAAGTCGATCTCAGCACCTACACCCCGCGGAAACACCGCTGGGAGGAGGGGGACATCGACCAGTACAGCGGGTCGTTCTCGCACAACTTCTCGACCGTCGACGGCGCCGACTGTTACGTCGTCGACGACATGATCACCTCGGGCACGACGATCACCGAGACGGTCGAGGCGATCGAGAACGAGGGCGGCAACGTCGTCGGCTGTGCCGTCATCGTCGACAAAAGTGGGATGGACCGCGTCGACGACGTTCCGGTCCGGTCGCTCATCTCGCTGGTCGACTTGAACGTGGAGAGAGAACAATGA
- a CDS encoding carbohydrate kinase family protein: MSERSLLVVGETLVDMLPETPGELHGVESFQRRAGGAPANVAARLAAFDADPLFWTRVGDDAFGDFLVETLADRGVATRFVEQDADAKTTLAFVAHDEERDRSFTFYRDRTADTRLETGAVPTTALEAIEWVYVGGVALAAEPARSAVLDLLERAREADCSVYFDPNWRPELWDDDETDVLRDAVGMADVLKATGDELAELGYQQDSLEARCEAACRDGPHTVFLTRGGEGATAFATEDAPWEPTFVERSGFDVDVVDTTGAGDAFVAATVAALDRGVADPGRIVDLANASAALSATTTGAMEAPPDWTTIAEFAATNGTEE; encoded by the coding sequence ATGAGCGAGCGCTCGCTCCTCGTCGTCGGCGAGACGCTGGTCGATATGCTGCCCGAGACGCCGGGCGAACTTCACGGCGTGGAGTCGTTCCAGCGCCGCGCCGGGGGTGCACCCGCCAACGTCGCCGCACGCCTCGCCGCGTTCGACGCCGATCCGCTGTTCTGGACCCGCGTCGGCGACGACGCCTTCGGCGACTTTCTCGTCGAGACGCTGGCGGACCGCGGTGTGGCGACCCGCTTCGTCGAGCAGGATGCAGACGCGAAGACCACGCTCGCCTTCGTCGCTCACGACGAGGAACGGGATCGGTCGTTCACGTTCTACCGCGACAGGACCGCCGACACGCGACTCGAAACCGGCGCCGTCCCGACGACCGCGCTCGAAGCGATCGAGTGGGTGTACGTCGGCGGCGTCGCGCTCGCTGCCGAGCCGGCCCGGTCTGCCGTGCTCGATCTGCTGGAACGCGCACGCGAGGCCGACTGTTCGGTCTACTTCGATCCGAACTGGCGGCCGGAGCTGTGGGACGACGACGAGACGGACGTGCTGCGAGACGCGGTCGGGATGGCAGACGTGCTCAAAGCGACAGGCGACGAGCTTGCCGAGCTTGGCTACCAGCAGGATTCGCTCGAAGCGCGGTGCGAAGCCGCGTGTCGGGATGGCCCGCACACGGTCTTTCTCACACGCGGTGGCGAAGGAGCGACGGCGTTTGCGACCGAAGACGCCCCGTGGGAGCCCACATTCGTCGAACGGAGCGGGTTCGACGTGGACGTGGTCGACACCACCGGGGCCGGCGACGCGTTCGTCGCCGCGACGGTCGCTGCACTCGACCGCGGCGTGGCCGATCCGGGTCGCATCGTCGACCTCGCAAACGCGTCTGCGGCGCTTTCAGCCACGACAACTGGTGCGATGGAGGCGCCCCCAGACTGGACGACGATCGCCGAGTTCGCAGCAACCAACGGCACAGAGGAGTAG
- a CDS encoding HAD family hydrolase, whose amino-acid sequence MQVYHQLYELYDSVDTETLRARQDLVNMFPPLDSQVSLQQWESVRDDLDQQKTQIRRSFPNGDEYAEIAAHATETQAFTALDLYNKYERPINALVLDVDETLRSASTTDNEIPRDALYFLTELHERGVPIVICTGQTLENVKGFMIQGLGSEIVHSGNLSIVYEAGTGVFTPEHGADTKRLLYESLDDEIVDIFDAVRSRVLSDAPEKLRRNCHLQGNEFNITVKPNFKIGSERAREIIDAGLVHQIELLGDAVATQLGYPSDDGRQWTKAFYADADPEIDGVLTDREETATCALEDVPDDVTSLLERIDVAYYEADAAEIGSLELNKVAGVEAAFDVLGIDDPFAVAMGDSKSDLRVMRWLTESEAGICAAPEHASTDVLEFVRETDDLVFDEGNSSEMLRAIYALNELAATYQT is encoded by the coding sequence GTGCAAGTCTATCACCAGTTATACGAGCTCTATGACAGCGTCGACACCGAGACGCTCAGGGCGCGGCAGGATCTCGTCAACATGTTTCCGCCGCTCGACTCGCAGGTCTCTTTGCAGCAGTGGGAATCCGTCCGGGACGACCTCGACCAGCAGAAGACCCAGATTCGCCGTAGCTTCCCGAACGGTGACGAGTACGCCGAGATTGCGGCCCACGCGACCGAGACGCAGGCGTTCACGGCGCTCGACCTGTATAACAAGTACGAGCGGCCGATCAACGCGCTGGTGCTCGACGTCGACGAGACGCTTCGGTCGGCGTCGACGACCGACAACGAGATTCCCCGGGACGCGCTGTACTTCCTCACCGAATTACACGAGCGGGGCGTTCCGATCGTGATCTGTACCGGCCAGACCCTAGAGAACGTCAAGGGATTCATGATTCAGGGGTTGGGCAGCGAGATCGTTCACTCCGGAAATCTCTCGATCGTCTACGAGGCCGGAACCGGCGTGTTCACGCCGGAACACGGCGCCGATACGAAGCGCCTGCTCTACGAATCGCTCGACGACGAGATCGTCGACATCTTCGACGCCGTTCGCTCGCGTGTACTCTCTGACGCGCCCGAGAAGCTCCGACGGAACTGTCACCTGCAGGGCAACGAGTTCAACATCACGGTGAAGCCGAACTTCAAGATCGGCTCCGAGCGCGCACGTGAGATCATCGACGCGGGGCTGGTCCACCAGATCGAACTGCTCGGCGACGCCGTTGCGACGCAGTTGGGCTACCCCAGCGACGACGGCCGCCAGTGGACGAAGGCGTTCTACGCGGACGCAGATCCCGAAATCGACGGCGTCCTCACCGACCGGGAGGAGACGGCCACGTGTGCCCTCGAAGACGTTCCGGACGATGTCACGTCGCTTCTCGAACGTATCGACGTGGCCTACTACGAGGCCGACGCCGCCGAGATCGGCAGCCTCGAACTCAACAAGGTCGCCGGCGTCGAAGCCGCCTTCGACGTGCTCGGCATCGACGACCCGTTCGCCGTTGCGATGGGCGACAGCAAGAGCGACCTCAGAGTCATGCGCTGGCTCACCGAGTCCGAGGCCGGCATCTGTGCCGCCCCCGAACACGCCTCGACGGACGTGCTGGAGTTCGTCCGCGAGACCGACGATCTGGTGTTCGACGAGGGCAACAGCTCCGAGATGCTCCGGGCCATCTACGCACTGAACGAACTGGCAGCGACCTACCAGACATGA
- a CDS encoding glucose-6-phosphate isomerase, whose product ANAEHGYAALNLPGTADPDAIKATVEPVADAEALVIVGIGGSALGAATLADALDSEVDTYVLDNVDPEHTTALLDDLPLSDTAVNVVSRSGTTAETLANFLVVREAFETAGVNWTERTVVTTGEAGPLRDLARKHDLPVLKVPDGVPGRFSVLSTVGLAAAAIRGDDLDALLQGGRDVAESLSGSLFESPAYAYGATTYALDNRGASINAMMPYAEGLETYAEWYAQLWAESLGKDGLGQTPVRALGATDQHSQLQLYRAGPRNTMATFVHPREREDRAIPATDVEGLSYLGDATLGELLDAEFEATEASLAAAGRPNVRIEIERVDERGLGQLLYGLEAACVLAGELHGVDTFVQPAVEWGKNAARGLLGADGQFEEVRAVEDKERLVVE is encoded by the coding sequence GCGAACGCCGAACACGGCTACGCCGCGTTGAACCTGCCCGGGACGGCCGATCCCGACGCGATCAAAGCGACCGTCGAACCGGTGGCGGACGCCGAAGCGCTGGTGATCGTCGGCATCGGCGGATCGGCGCTGGGCGCGGCGACGCTCGCCGACGCGCTCGACAGCGAGGTCGACACGTACGTTCTGGATAACGTCGACCCCGAGCACACGACCGCCCTGCTCGACGACCTGCCGCTGTCCGACACAGCTGTGAACGTCGTCTCACGCTCGGGAACGACCGCGGAGACGCTGGCGAACTTCCTCGTGGTTCGGGAGGCGTTCGAGACCGCGGGCGTCAACTGGACCGAGCGCACGGTTGTGACAACTGGTGAGGCGGGACCGCTGCGGGACCTCGCTCGCAAGCACGACCTGCCCGTGCTGAAAGTGCCCGACGGCGTCCCCGGCCGGTTTTCAGTGCTGTCGACGGTGGGGCTGGCTGCGGCGGCGATTCGGGGCGACGACCTCGACGCGCTGCTCCAAGGCGGCCGGGATGTGGCCGAGAGCCTTTCGGGGTCGCTGTTCGAGTCGCCGGCCTACGCCTACGGCGCGACGACCTACGCGTTAGACAACCGCGGCGCGTCGATCAACGCAATGATGCCCTACGCTGAGGGATTAGAGACCTACGCGGAGTGGTACGCCCAGTTGTGGGCCGAGAGTCTGGGCAAGGACGGACTGGGCCAGACGCCGGTACGCGCGCTGGGGGCGACCGACCAGCACTCTCAACTCCAACTCTACCGGGCGGGACCGCGCAACACGATGGCGACGTTCGTCCACCCGCGCGAGCGCGAGGACCGGGCGATCCCGGCGACCGACGTGGAGGGGCTGTCGTATCTCGGCGACGCCACGCTCGGGGAGCTACTGGACGCCGAATTCGAGGCGACGGAGGCCAGCCTCGCCGCGGCGGGCCGGCCCAACGTCCGGATCGAAATCGAGCGCGTCGACGAGCGCGGGCTGGGGCAGTTGCTGTATGGGCTCGAAGCGGCCTGCGTGCTGGCGGGTGAACTCCACGGCGTCGACACGTTCGTCCAGCCCGCCGTCGAGTGGGGCAAAAACGCCGCTCGCGGGCTGCTCGGCGCCGACGGACAGTTCGAGGAAGTCCGCGCCGTCGAGGACAAAGAGCGGTTGGTCGTCGAGTAG